One genomic region from Dermacentor andersoni unplaced genomic scaffold, qqDerAnde1_hic_scaffold ctg00000039.1, whole genome shotgun sequence encodes:
- the LOC129383527 gene encoding uncharacterized protein, whose protein sequence is MRIHTGERPYQCPSCSQSFSEKGNLMKHLRTHTGEKPYQCPSCSQSFSEKGNLIKHLRTHTGERPYQCPLCSLSFTHKRHMKNHLRTHTGEKPFHCPSCLKSFIRKTSLTCHLRTHTGEKPYQCPSCSRSFSLKGALNIHQRIHTGDRPYSCTVCSRSFTQSNHLSRHKRAQHPDSVG, encoded by the coding sequence ATGCGCATCCACACAGGTGAGaggccatatcagtgcccttcatgctctcagagcttctcggAAAAGGGCAATCTTATgaaacacctgcgcacccacacgggtgagaagccatatcagtgcccttcatgctcgcAGAGCTTCTCAGAAAAGGGCAACCTTATAAAGCACctacgcacccacacaggtgagaggcCATATCAGTGTCCTTTATGCTCTCTGAGCTTCACACATAAGCGCCACATGAAAaaccacctgcgcacccacacaggtgagaagccgtTTCATTGTCCTTCATGCCTTAAGAGCTTCATACGAAAGACCAGCCTGACATGCCACCTACgaacccacacaggcgagaagccctatcagtgcccttcatgctctcggagttTCTCGTTAAAGGGTGCCCTGAACATACACCAGCGCATTCATACAGGTGACCGGCCATACAGTTGCACCGTCTGTTCCAGGTCCTTTACGCAGTCTAATCACTTGAGCAGACATAAGAGAGCACAGCACCCTGATAGTGTAGGGTAG